The Nostoc sp. 'Peltigera membranacea cyanobiont' N6 genome contains the following window.
AACACCTCACTGGTTTAAAGCAAAATCTGCAAACCACAGATAGCTATATTCAAGAGAGCGAATCTCGATTACAACTCGCTACTCAACGCCTCCAGCAGTTGGAAACTGATTTAGCTGTAGCACAACGTTCCTACGAGGAGCGGCAAATAGCAACAGTAGCACGATTGCGTTATCTCCAGCGATCGCCAGCATCTGTAGGATGGGCTGTTTTGCTCCAAAGTCGAAATATCAGCGATTTTATCAGTCGTCGTCATCAGTTGAAGTTAGTGTATCAGGCAGACCAGAAAATTTTGGTAAAACTCAACGCCCAAGCAATCCTGCTTAATAAACAAAAAACGGATGTAGAACAGCAAAAAAATGAAATTGCTTTAATTCGTGAGCAAATGCTGGCACAAAAAGCCGATTATCAAACTCAGGCGCAGTCACAATCAGAAATGATTCAACGCCTCAATAGCGATCGCCTCGCCTTGGAAGCAGCACAAAATCAGCTAGAAAGAGATTCCAAAAATCTGGAAGTCTTGATTCAACAAAAGGTAGCAGAAGCTGAAGAGGCGCAAGCAAAAACCAACAGCCGGACAACTATAATTCGGGGAACTGGTGTAATGGCATATCCTAGCGATGCTGCTACTAGCAGTCCCTTCGGTTGGCGGATACACCCAATCCTTGGCTATCGTCGCTTTCATGCCGGGTTGGATTTTGCCGCTAGCTATGGCAGTAAAATTCGAGCAGCCGATTCGGGCAGAGTAATTTTTGCTGGGTGGTATGGTGGTTATGGCAGAGCGGTAATTATCGACCACGGCAATGGTATGACTACACTCTACGGACATACCAGCGAGTTATATGTTACCGAGGGACAAGCAGTTGAACGCGGACAAGCGATCGCTGCTGTCGGTTCCACAGGTTTCTCAACTGGCCCCCACCTCCACTTTGAAGTCCGTCGGAATGGTACACCCGTAGACCCAGCTAATTATCTGTGAACCCAAAAACCAAGTTTCTATAGGCTGCAAATTTTATCACAGACATGCTATAATGTTTAAGACTAAGGGCGCGTAGCTCAGTGGATAGAGCAACAGATTCCGGTTCTGTGGGTCGGGGGTTCAAATCCCTCCGCGCTCGTTACCTTTGTAAGACTAACCACAAAATCGAAAGGTTATTTTCTCTCAAGGGATAAAACCAATTTACCCTATGAGGCAGAATTGCAACGGATAACTGTAATAAAGAAAAGTTATAGGTTGGACTTGGTAATATAATTTTTGCTTATAATTGATTTATAAAACCTGTCTCTGATAATTCCTAAGAACTTGCTAGAAAATATTTAATATAATTTATACCCAACTTGACTTTTTTTAAATTTTGTGCGTCAGATTGATTTTATAGTGGTGCTGTCTCTGCGTTAAAGTGCTATCACCTATATTTATAGGTATGTACTTTAGTGTGCAAAAAGTTGCATACCTTACATACTTGAGTATATTTTCATCGAACTTTTTATGCTTGCTAGGGAATCTAAAGGAAACGGGACTCCTAATTAATAAGAAGGCATAACTGTTAGAAAATGTCTAATTTCTACTTTCCATGCGTTATTTAACGACTGCAACTGGGAAAAATAAGATATAAGGCATTTACTACCTAGAAAGAAGGTGTTATGGCACAACCAGAACCTAATATACTGCAACTTGCTAAACAAGGCAATCCAAAAGCTATTGCGACTATAATAAACAGACAACTAGAGCCTAAAGGTATCATTGCTCAAGTTGATTTAAAAGATAACTGCTTACAAATTCTTATAGAAGCAATTCAATTGCCGCCACAACACATTATAGTTGAATATTTCCGTAAGTCTTTCACAAACCTGGATGCTACTGCAATCAAAACTATTAAAGTTTATGCAAAACGACCGGGAGAAGTATTTTTTGATTGGCATGAATTATTTGATTTAGTAGAAGCACCAGGACAAGAACTATTGAAAATGGCTAAATCTGGTGATATTCAATCAATAACTATTGTGATAAATCAGTGCTTAAAAAATCAAGGCATTATAGCAAAAGTAAATTTAAAAGATAGTTGCTTGCGAGTAATGCTGGAAGCACAAGAAGCTATAAATCAAGAATTAATAGTCCCAATACTAATTAATCAATTGGAAAAGTTAACCATCGAATCTATTAATAAATTAATAGTATATGGCAAACAAACTAATGAAGAATTTCCAGGATGGCATCAAGAAATTAACTATAATTTACTAACTAATAACTCAGAAAAAACAGTAGAATCTTTAGCTTTAGTCTCAATTAAGGAGACTGAAGCTAAAGATATCATAAACGTAAGCCTCAGTCAAATTGAAAATATAGATTCTGTCAAGTTATCAAACTATCTATATTATGAATTTCTACAAAATAGAATATATGAACCTCTATCAGTTAGGTTCAAAGCTGAAGAAGAAGAAAATAAAATTCATGGGATAGTGAATGCGTTTAATATTTCTACTCTACAAGAAGATATCAAGCTGTCCATAAGGCAAATAGAAAAGCAAATTGTAAGAACATTAGAAGATAAGTTTTGTATCACTTTAGATATAAACCAAGTAGAAAGAATATTTTATGATATTTCAAATTATAGGTTTTCTAATCTAAAAAATGCAATTAAACAGATGGAAACAGCTATACAGGAAGTTTTAAATTTTAATTTTCCTGAAGAAACAAACGAGTTAAAAGCCTTCTTTAAAGGAGCCGTAGAAGGAGCCGTAGATGGTCTTACAGGAAGAATTAAATTTACAGAAGTAATTGTAGGGGGCGTAATTGGTAATCTTATTATACCAGGATTAGGGGGTGTAATTGGTGGTGCTGTTGGAGGGTGGTTTGCTGGTAATAAGGAACAAAAGAGAATGGAGGAAATTATTAACAAATATGATATAGCAAAAACAAAACTAAATGAGGAATTCAAAATTCTATTCCAAAATTGTTATGAGGATATTTCTAAGTTAATTAATAGTTTATATAAAATAAATCTTATTAAATATCAATATCTTATACAAGCAGAAGAACTTAATAGACAAGGAATAGAGAGTAAAAATATTAAAAATCTTATAGAAGCTATTCATTGTTACGATAAAGCTATCAGCTTAAATCCCCATTATTACGGAGCTTGGTGCAATAAAGGTTGGGCTTTAGTGTTATTAGGTAAGTATGAAGAAGCAATTCATGCCTTTGATGAATCTCTTAAAATTAATAGTGAACTTATTATGCCTTTGGAAAGTAAAATAATGCTTCTAGGATATCGTCTAGAACAACATGAGACTGTGCTTTTACTATGTAATAATGCTATTTCTAAAGGTTATAACACTTTTAATATCTTGTCTGCAAAAAGCTTTTCTCTTTATAAATTAGAAAGATACCAAGAAGCAATTGAAATTTGTGATATAGCTATATCAATCTATTCTTCTAGTCTTGAAATATATCAGTTTTTTATACAGAAAGCTGCCTGTATGATATGGATGGAAGATTCAGAACTTGCTCTAGAAAATCTAAAAGAAGCCATAACATTAAATCCAGAAAAGTCCCAAGAAATAATAAAAGTTAGTCCGAGCTTTGAGAACCTAAAAAATGATGAAAGATTTATAGCATTGATGGAATCATCTGTGGGTGTAGATTATAGTAATTTGAATAAACTATTAGCAGAAAATAAATGGAAAGAAGCTGATATAGAAACAGCAAAACTCATGTGTTTGGCAGTTACTAATCATGATAAAAGACTTAATATAATCGTGAAGGATGCTAGAGCATATACAGAGTTGAATAACGAACGAATTGTTAAAATACCAGCTATAGATTTAAATACAATTGATAAGCTTTGGCTAAATTGCAGTAAAGGAAAGTTTGGATTCTCTGTACAAAAGGAAATTTATCAAAATTTAGGTGGGACTAAAGAATTTAATGGTGAAATACGAGATAAATTTGGAGTATCAGTAGGATGGAGAACCCGTAATAATAATGGTAACTACTTCTGGCGTAATTCAGACGATTGTCATTATTATATTGACATTGACATTGCACTAAGAGGACATCTTCCTAGTTGTTTGTGGGCAGGTATTAATGATGACTGGTTTGAAAATAGAAGGGAGAGATTAATTACCCTTTTTTACCATTTGCAAGCTAATGGTATTGGCAATATTTCAAAACAGTAATTATTTTTTAGGTTTCTCAACTTACTCAACACAAATTTATGAACAAAATTGTTCAGAGGTTTGTTAACACATTGATGAGCATTACTTAGGACAGATAAGTAGTATTTACAAGATATAAAAGTATTTCGTAAAAATGGGCGGCAACGCGATCGACAAAATTAGGCGTTACATAATTGCGGGATGATTTTGGAATTTGCATCAATTAAGAATCACCGCCTCTTTGCGTCTTTACGTCTCCCTGTCAGTCTCAATCATCCCATTATTCAGCAATGTCTAAGTTTTTCGTGAGCAACCAAAATAATTTTTTCGGTTTCTTCCCAGCCAATGCATTTATCAGTTACAGAAATACCATATTTTAATTCTTCTTGTTTCCCAGTAATTGGTTGACTACCTTCATACAAATTTGATTCCAGCATCATGCCAACTATTGATGTATTACCATCCACTATTTGCTGAACAATATTTTCTAAGACAGCACCTTGTAATTTGTAATCTTTATTGGTATTGCCGTGGCTACAGTCGATAACAATTCTCGGTGG
Protein-coding sequences here:
- a CDS encoding murein hydrolase activator EnvC family protein, with product MRARFLGKKRIFGCLFLVFCWILWICSALIPAYATSSGSIDTLRQQQQQMNQQHQSVINERDRLTNLQQEAQKHLTGLKQNLQTTDSYIQESESRLQLATQRLQQLETDLAVAQRSYEERQIATVARLRYLQRSPASVGWAVLLQSRNISDFISRRHQLKLVYQADQKILVKLNAQAILLNKQKTDVEQQKNEIALIREQMLAQKADYQTQAQSQSEMIQRLNSDRLALEAAQNQLERDSKNLEVLIQQKVAEAEEAQAKTNSRTTIIRGTGVMAYPSDAATSSPFGWRIHPILGYRRFHAGLDFAASYGSKIRAADSGRVIFAGWYGGYGRAVIIDHGNGMTTLYGHTSELYVTEGQAVERGQAIAAVGSTGFSTGPHLHFEVRRNGTPVDPANYL
- a CDS encoding GUN4 domain-containing protein, with the translated sequence MAQPEPNILQLAKQGNPKAIATIINRQLEPKGIIAQVDLKDNCLQILIEAIQLPPQHIIVEYFRKSFTNLDATAIKTIKVYAKRPGEVFFDWHELFDLVEAPGQELLKMAKSGDIQSITIVINQCLKNQGIIAKVNLKDSCLRVMLEAQEAINQELIVPILINQLEKLTIESINKLIVYGKQTNEEFPGWHQEINYNLLTNNSEKTVESLALVSIKETEAKDIINVSLSQIENIDSVKLSNYLYYEFLQNRIYEPLSVRFKAEEEENKIHGIVNAFNISTLQEDIKLSIRQIEKQIVRTLEDKFCITLDINQVERIFYDISNYRFSNLKNAIKQMETAIQEVLNFNFPEETNELKAFFKGAVEGAVDGLTGRIKFTEVIVGGVIGNLIIPGLGGVIGGAVGGWFAGNKEQKRMEEIINKYDIAKTKLNEEFKILFQNCYEDISKLINSLYKINLIKYQYLIQAEELNRQGIESKNIKNLIEAIHCYDKAISLNPHYYGAWCNKGWALVLLGKYEEAIHAFDESLKINSELIMPLESKIMLLGYRLEQHETVLLLCNNAISKGYNTFNILSAKSFSLYKLERYQEAIEICDIAISIYSSSLEIYQFFIQKAACMIWMEDSELALENLKEAITLNPEKSQEIIKVSPSFENLKNDERFIALMESSVGVDYSNLNKLLAENKWKEADIETAKLMCLAVTNHDKRLNIIVKDARAYTELNNERIVKIPAIDLNTIDKLWLNCSKGKFGFSVQKEIYQNLGGTKEFNGEIRDKFGVSVGWRTRNNNGNYFWRNSDDCHYYIDIDIALRGHLPSCLWAGINDDWFENRRERLITLFYHLQANGIGNISKQ